One Purpureocillium takamizusanense chromosome 1, complete sequence genomic window carries:
- the RDI1 gene encoding rho GDP dissociation inhibitor, variant 2 (COG:T~EggNog:ENOG503NZGF): MASHDDDTMPEETQGYKLSQPKQSLAEYQQMDAGDESLQRYKESLGLGGGKDISDPNDSRVCIILSLTMDSPGRDPVTIDLSRPGSEATMKDKPFKIKEGSKFTMSAKFKVQHEILSGLHYVQVVKRKGIKVSKDSEMIGSYAPNTDKQTTYIKKCKRAIGLSAFWPQLIAC; this comes from the exons ATGGCCTCCCACGATGATGACACCATGCCCGAGGAGACGCAAGGCTACAAGCTCTCCCAGCCTAAGCAGAGCTTGGCTGAGTACCAGCAAATGG atgccggcgatgagTCCCTCCAGCGATACAAAGAGTCCTTgggtctcggcggcggcaaagacATTTCCGACCCCAACGACTCCCGCGTGTGCATCATTCTGAGCCTCACCATGGACTCGCCCGGCCGCGACCCCGTCACCATCGACCTCTCCCGGCCCGGCAGCGAAGCCACCATGAAGGACAAGCCCTTTAAGATCAAGGAGGGCTCCAAGTTCACCATGAGCGCAAAGTTCAAGGTGCAGCACGAGATCCTCAGCGGCCTGCATTATGTGCAGGTGGTCAAGCGCAAGGGCATCAAGGTGTCCAAGGACTCGGAAATGATT GGAAGCTACGCACCCAACACTGACAAGCAGACCACGTACATCAAGAAGTGTAAGCGCGCCATAGGCCTCTCTGCATTCTGGCCCCAGCTGATAGCCTGCTAG
- the PPG1 gene encoding Protein-serine/threonine phosphatase (EggNog:ENOG503NUI4~COG:G~COG:T), with protein MPSLPSSVDLDECISRLYKKELLAESVIEAICAKTKELLMRESNVVHVKAPVTVVGDIHGQFFDLIEIFRIGGYCPDTNYLFLGDYVDRGMFSVETISLLVCLKLRYPERVHLIRGNHESRGVTQSYGFYTECSRKYGNANVWHYFTDMFDFLTLSVVIDNQIFCVHGGLSPSIHSIDQIKIIDRFREIPHEGPMADLVWSDPDPERDEFSLSPRGAGYTFGAQVVKKFLAVNNMSHILRAHQLCQEGFQVLYDDRLSTVWSAPNYCYRCGNMASVLEVSDGGERFFNVFAAAPENDLHKDQQPGNEKVADGNALPDYFL; from the exons CTtccgtcgacctcgacgagtgCATCTCACGGCTATACAAGAAGGAACTCCTCGCAGAGTCGGTCATCGAGGCGATATGCGCCAAGACAAAGGAGCTGCTCATGCGAGAGAGCAACGTGGTGCACGTCAAGGCgcccgtcaccgtcgtcggcgacatcCACGGCCAGTTCTTCGACCTGATTGAGATTTTCAGGATAGGCGGCTACTGCCCGGATACCAACTATCTCTTCTTGG gcgATTATGTCGACCGCGGCATGTTTAGCGTCGAGACCATCTCCCTGCTCGTGTGTTTAAAGCTACGATACCCCGAACGCGTGCATTTAATTCGCGGAAACCACGAGTCCCGCGGCGTCACCCAGTCGTACGGTTTCTACACTGAGTGCTCCCGCAAGTACGGCAATGCCAACGTCTGGCACTACTTTACCGACATGTTTGACTTTCTCACGCTgagcgtcgtcatcgacaacCAAATCTTCTGCGTCCACGGTG GGCTGTCCCCGTCCATACACTCCATCGACCAGATCAAAATCATTGATCGCTTTCGAGAAATTCCCCACGAGGGTCCCATGGCCGATCTCGTCTGGTCTGATCCCGACCCCGAGCGAGACGAGTTTTCATTATCGCCCCGGGGAGCGGGATACACATTCGGCGCCCAGGTTGTCAAGAAGTTCCTGGCCGTCAACAACATGTCGCACATCCTGCGCGCCCACCAGCTCTGCCAGGAGGGCTTCCAGGTGCTCTACGACGACCGACTGAGCACGGTCTGGAGCGCGCCCAACTACTGCTACCGGTGCGGCAACATGGCCAGCGTCCTCGAGGTTAGCGACGGTGGGGAGCGCTTCTTCaacgtcttcgccgccgcgccggaaAACGACCTTCACAAAGACCAACAGCCCGGTAACGAGAAGGTGGCAGACGGAAACGCCCTACCTGATTACTTCCTATAG
- the RDI1 gene encoding rho GDP dissociation inhibitor (BUSCO:EOG09264KK7~COG:T~EggNog:ENOG503NZGF): protein MASHDDDTMPEETQGYKLSQPKQSLAEYQQMDAGDESLQRYKESLGLGGGKDISDPNDSRVCIILSLTMDSPGRDPVTIDLSRPGSEATMKDKPFKIKEGSKFTMSAKFKVQHEILSGLHYVQVVKRKGIKVSKDSEMIGSYAPNTDKQTTYIKKFQEEEAPSGMLARGHYNAISSFVDDDKKKHLEFEWSFDIAKDW from the exons ATGGCCTCCCACGATGATGACACCATGCCCGAGGAGACGCAAGGCTACAAGCTCTCCCAGCCTAAGCAGAGCTTGGCTGAGTACCAGCAAATGG atgccggcgatgagTCCCTCCAGCGATACAAAGAGTCCTTgggtctcggcggcggcaaagacATTTCCGACCCCAACGACTCCCGCGTGTGCATCATTCTGAGCCTCACCATGGACTCGCCCGGCCGCGACCCCGTCACCATCGACCTCTCCCGGCCCGGCAGCGAAGCCACCATGAAGGACAAGCCCTTTAAGATCAAGGAGGGCTCCAAGTTCACCATGAGCGCAAAGTTCAAGGTGCAGCACGAGATCCTCAGCGGCCTGCATTATGTGCAGGTGGTCAAGCGCAAGGGCATCAAGGTGTCCAAGGACTCGGAAATGATT GGAAGCTACGCACCCAACACTGACAAGCAGACCACGTACATCAAGAAGT TtcaagaggaggaggcgccctCGGGTATGCTTGCCCGCGGCCATTATAATGCCATCTCAagcttcgtcgacgacgacaagaagaagcaccTCGAGTTCGAGTGGAGCTTCGACATCGCCAAGGACTGGTGA
- a CDS encoding uncharacterized protein (EggNog:ENOG503NY13~COG:U~TransMembrane:1 (i423-441o)), translating to MAPPSTRSLPSRTNPLMVEDIPECRSRSLSSRSVALVRVCVRANLQPPTDHELVARRRLGQTKLTPKMVGGDEAESGALGAFEYAHLRAPLPKGIVSGIFKSSPTSYFLMRRSFDGYVSATGMFKATFPYAEAAEEEAERKYIKSLPTTSPEETAGNIWIPPEQALALAQEYNIDIWIRALLDTAKIPVSTASDSPPKNVSAPPKFDVAKAQKQQLAPPTPSSIPRSSRARRSASPTKSTKRAPASPRKRSAKAKLESAEVNGDTAKKGKQDDIVMKTSAFEPAVVLEPREEDPKVKVHVDEEVSTDVNGVETKHTVTEVDIPLPTAGEPPNAEEIAKMMEAAKEMVKKDRESASAEAEDKIDDKKAKPESTKKSKRKATDISVSEKSPGKKMSDAEVKEEAPRAKKVKTATEVQKDRVKNRALFGIGATVAVGALVPWLVNFL from the exons atggcACCCCCAAGCACCAGAAGCCTGCCTTCGCGGACCAATCCCCTCATGGTCGAGGACATCCCCGAGTGTAGGTCGCGGTCACTTTCTTCGCGGTCGGTCGCGTTGGTTCGCGTATGCGTGCGCGCTAACCTCCAACCCCCCACAGAccacgagctcgtcgcgcgacgacgcctcggccagacCAAGCTGACCCCAAAgatggtcggcggcgatgaggcagagtccggcgccctcggcgcctttgAGTACGCCCACCTCCGAGCCCCCCTGCCCAAGGGCATCGTGTCAGGAATCTTCAAGTCCAGCCCGACCAGCTACTTTTTGATGCGCCGGAGCTTCGACGGCTACGTCTCCGCCACCGGCATGTTCAAGGCCACCTTCCCctacgccgaggccgccgaggaggaggccgagcgcaAGTACATCAAGTCTCTGCCGACCACGAGCcccgaggagacggccggcAACATCTGGATCCCCCCGGAGCaggcccttgcccttgctcAGGAGTACAACATTGACATCTGGATCCGAGCCCTGCTCGATACCGCCAAGATCCCCGTGTCGACCGCCTCGGACTCGCCACCCAAGAATGTCAGCGCACCCCCCAAGTTTGATGTCGCCAAGGcccagaagcagcagctggccccgcccacgccctcgtccatcCCGCGCAgttcgcgcgcgcgccgatCCGCCAGCCCGACCAAGAGCACGAAGCGTGCcccggcctcgcctcgcaaGCGTAGCGCCAAAGCCAAGCTCGAATCTGCCGAGGTCAATGGCGATACCgccaagaagggcaagcAGGACGATATCGTCATGAAGACGTCTGCCTTTGAACCCGCCGTAGTCCTGGAGCCGAGGGAAGAGGACCCCAAGGTCAAGGTCcacgtggacgaggaggtcTCGACGGACGTCAACGGCGTGGAGACCAAGCACACCGTGACCGAGGTGGACATTCCTCTGCCTACGGCAGGTGAGCCGCCGAACGCGGAAGAGATTGCCAAgatgatggaggcggccaaggagatgGTCAAGAAGGACAGAGAGTCTgccagcgccgaggccgaggacaagATTGATGACAAGAAGGCCAAACCCGAGTCGACCAAGAAGAGCAAGCGCAAGGCGACCGACATCTCCGTCTCGGAGAAGAGCCCTGGCAAGAAGAtgagcgacgccgaggtcaaagaggaggcgccgcgggcaaAGAAGGTCAAGACGGCCACCGAGGTGCAAAAGGACAGGGTCAAGAACAGGGCGCTCTTTGGCATAGGGGCCACTGTCGCGGTCGG TGCACTCGTCCCATGGCTCGTCAACTTTCTGTAA